From a region of the Sporosarcina ureilytica genome:
- the dnaI gene encoding primosomal protein DnaI, with product MEPIKETLKRVVNAPSFAARYDEMRREILENADVQQFLSDHADQLNKDIVDRSLGKLYEFTTASHGCGKCNSLTECANIMNGFEPKLVLKRNLIDIDYVKCPSRLIEDDRRSVSKMIESMYMPKDVMEARLEDIDFEGNAHKSRLTVIEKAEKFLYELDETGKLPQRGLYIHGPFGIGKSFILGALANELAQRRIRTVAVYVPEFLREIKQSIQEQTLNEKVDYVKKAPVLILDDFGAEAMTAWTRDEILGAILQYRMAEQLPTFFTSNLSFKELEHHLTYTQRGEKDVVKAARIMERIQTVARPVALSGENRRLK from the coding sequence ATCGAACCGATTAAAGAAACATTAAAAAGAGTCGTGAATGCACCGAGTTTTGCAGCACGCTATGATGAAATGCGACGGGAAATTTTGGAGAATGCCGATGTCCAACAGTTTTTATCTGATCATGCTGATCAATTAAATAAAGATATTGTTGACCGCAGTTTAGGTAAACTTTATGAGTTTACGACAGCATCACATGGTTGTGGTAAATGTAACTCGTTAACAGAATGTGCCAATATTATGAATGGCTTTGAGCCGAAATTAGTGTTGAAGAGAAATTTAATTGATATAGATTATGTGAAATGTCCCTCAAGACTCATTGAGGATGACCGTCGCAGTGTATCTAAAATGATTGAAAGTATGTATATGCCTAAAGACGTCATGGAAGCAAGACTTGAAGATATAGATTTTGAAGGAAATGCACATAAAAGTCGTTTAACAGTCATTGAAAAAGCGGAGAAGTTTTTATACGAATTAGATGAAACTGGAAAGTTGCCACAGCGCGGTCTATATATCCATGGTCCTTTCGGGATTGGGAAGTCATTCATTCTCGGTGCGCTTGCGAATGAACTTGCCCAGCGCCGAATAAGAACAGTCGCTGTGTATGTGCCAGAATTTCTACGGGAAATTAAACAATCCATTCAAGAGCAAACGTTAAATGAAAAAGTAGACTATGTGAAAAAAGCACCGGTGTTAATTTTAGATGATTTCGGGGCAGAAGCGATGACTGCTTGGACGAGAGATGAAATTCTTGGGGCGATTTTACAATATCGTATGGCAGAACAATTGCCAACATTTTTCACATCTAACTTAAGTTTCAAAGAATTGGAGCATCATTTAACGTATACGCAGCGTGGTGAAAAAGACGTTGTGAAAGCCGCTAGAATTATGGAGCGTATTCAAACAGTTGCACGACCTGTTGCGTTAAGCGGTGAAAACAGGCGTTTAAAATAA
- the thrS gene encoding threonine--tRNA ligase, whose translation MAEMIKLQFPDGTIKEFPSGTTTEDVAASISPGLRRNAIAGKLDETLIDFKTPIESDGKISIITPDSPEALEILRHSSAHVLAQAVKRLFKDAKFGVGPVIENGFYYDVDSSEPITAEDLPAIEKEMKQIINENFEIKRIEVSREEAKKRFKEIGDEYKLELIDAIPEGEQVTLYEQGEFVDLCRGIHVPSTSKLREFKLLSVAGAYWRGDSNNKMLQRIYGTAFFKKDELKKHLKMLEEAKERDHRKIGRELDLFMNSQKVGQGLPMWLPKGATVRRIVERYIVDKEEKLGYHHVYTPVLGSSELYKTSGHWDHYQDDMFPVMSMDNEDLVLRPMNCPHHMMIYKNGIHSYRNLPLRIAELGTMHRYEMSGALSGLQRVRGMTLNDAHIFVRPDQIQEEFKRVVQLVIDVYKDFDITDYSFRVSYRDPEDKEKYFDDDAMWDRAQSMLKEAMDDLGLDYVEAEGEAAFYGPKLDVQVKTALGMEETLSTVQLDFLLPERFDLTYVGEDGKHHRPVVIHRGVVSTMERFVAYLIEEYKGAFPTWLAPVQVQVIPVSPDAHFDYANDVREKLVAAGFRVELDERDEKIGYKIREAQMQKIPYMLVLGDNEIESGEVNVRKYGEKKSESIPFESFIELLNGEAKK comes from the coding sequence ATGGCAGAAATGATTAAATTACAATTTCCAGACGGTACGATAAAGGAATTTCCGAGCGGTACTACGACTGAAGATGTTGCAGCATCGATTAGTCCTGGATTAAGAAGAAATGCAATTGCAGGAAAGCTAGATGAAACGTTAATTGATTTCAAAACACCGATTGAGTCAGATGGAAAAATCTCCATTATCACGCCGGACTCACCGGAAGCACTTGAGATTTTGCGCCATAGCTCAGCACACGTGCTTGCACAAGCTGTTAAGCGATTATTCAAAGATGCAAAGTTTGGCGTTGGGCCAGTCATTGAAAACGGTTTTTATTACGATGTAGATTCGTCTGAGCCGATTACAGCTGAAGATTTACCTGCGATCGAAAAAGAAATGAAGCAAATTATTAATGAAAACTTTGAAATCAAACGAATCGAAGTATCACGTGAAGAAGCGAAAAAACGCTTTAAAGAAATTGGCGATGAATACAAATTAGAATTAATCGATGCGATTCCTGAAGGGGAACAAGTAACGCTTTATGAACAAGGAGAGTTTGTGGACTTATGCCGCGGCATCCACGTTCCATCCACGTCAAAATTACGCGAATTTAAATTATTAAGCGTTGCAGGTGCTTATTGGCGCGGAGATTCAAACAATAAAATGTTACAGCGTATCTACGGAACAGCATTTTTCAAAAAAGATGAACTGAAAAAACACTTGAAAATGCTTGAAGAAGCGAAAGAGCGCGACCATCGTAAAATTGGACGTGAATTAGATTTATTCATGAACTCTCAGAAAGTTGGTCAAGGACTTCCAATGTGGCTACCAAAAGGTGCGACAGTTCGTCGTATCGTTGAACGTTATATTGTCGATAAAGAAGAAAAACTTGGCTACCACCACGTTTATACACCAGTACTAGGTAGTTCCGAGTTATACAAAACAAGTGGACATTGGGATCACTATCAAGACGACATGTTCCCAGTTATGAGTATGGACAATGAAGATTTAGTCCTTCGTCCAATGAACTGTCCACACCATATGATGATTTATAAAAATGGTATTCACTCTTATAGAAACTTACCATTAAGAATTGCAGAACTTGGTACAATGCACCGTTATGAAATGTCCGGCGCATTATCAGGACTACAACGTGTTCGTGGCATGACATTAAACGATGCGCATATTTTTGTAAGACCTGATCAAATCCAAGAAGAGTTTAAACGTGTTGTTCAGTTAGTTATCGATGTCTATAAAGACTTTGATATTACAGACTACTCATTCCGTGTCTCTTATCGCGATCCGGAAGATAAAGAAAAATACTTTGACGATGATGCAATGTGGGACCGCGCACAAAGCATGTTAAAAGAAGCGATGGATGACCTCGGTTTAGACTATGTAGAGGCAGAAGGCGAAGCAGCGTTTTACGGTCCTAAATTGGATGTTCAAGTAAAAACTGCACTCGGCATGGAAGAAACATTATCAACCGTACAACTAGACTTCTTATTACCAGAGCGCTTCGACTTAACATATGTAGGTGAAGATGGTAAGCACCATCGTCCAGTCGTCATTCACCGTGGTGTTGTAAGTACAATGGAACGTTTCGTTGCATACTTGATTGAAGAGTACAAAGGCGCATTCCCAACATGGTTAGCACCAGTTCAAGTCCAAGTAATCCCGGTATCACCGGACGCTCATTTCGACTATGCAAACGACGTTCGTGAAAAACTAGTAGCAGCTGGCTTCCGTGTTGAACTAGACGAGCGTGACGAAAAAATCGGCTATAAAATCCGTGAAGCACAAATGCAAAAAATCCCTTATATGCTCGTTTTAGGTGATAATGAAATTGAATCCGGCGAAGTCAACGTCCGTAAATACGGCGAGAAAAAGTCAGAAAGCATTCCTTTTGAATCGTTTATTGAACTGTTGAATGGTGAAGCGAAAAAATAA